The Plectropomus leopardus isolate mb chromosome 14, YSFRI_Pleo_2.0, whole genome shotgun sequence DNA window TACtaccttttgtcttttttgtgtcttatacCACTGTGATTTTAATGGGAAGgaatttacagttttattaaTAAGGCCTTCTGACTAATGTTCTccctttaaacaaacaaaactgccaAACATGTAATTGCTTGATGGAGATGTTTAGGGAGTTTTGCTAAAAAGCAGAACAACGACTCAGAGGTGACACAGAAAGCAGTAAGAGATGTCTCAAAAAGGTTTCTCCCCCTAGTGCAGTTATCTTAgttatttctgttgttattaCCTTCACAGAGAACACTTACCACAAAATctcaaagagaaaaagtaataaGGTGGACTGACCTATTGACACCTACTACAGTCACAGCATTTATAACAACAtttcacttccttttttatAAAGATTTTAGTAACATGGTTTGCTTTTACAGTATAACGGCCTCTGCCACAATGACAAAGAGCCGGTTTAGCAAACCaatcaaatatgacaaaaaataacgTGAGAAATAAAATGCCTTAATGACACATTTCCCAGACCTTTCCTGCGTGGTACATTCACCTAAACTGTACAGGCAAGAGTAAAATTTGTCGGATTGTGTCAACGGCAAGTAAAATAGTTGGCAAGCCACAAAAGACCTTGAACTAACTTTTTACAGAAAGGAATAGGAAAAAGGCGAGGAGTATTTTGGCAGAAAGCTCCCATCCTCTCTTCAGCTAGTTTGAGCTCCTGAGCTCTGGTAGGCGTTATGGAGTCCCTCTGGCAACCAAAACTGTATTTAAGAAGTCCTTCATCCCAAGTGCCATCACTGTTCTTAACTCAACCAAGTGACGGATGAGTTTAAAACCGCAGACGGACAGTGATATAAACTGATTTAATGTGTTCCTAATGACccgtttatgtgtttgtttacttactGCTCGTCTGCGTTTTATTATGCTGTCTTCCGTGTCTGGTgggccaaagacaaatttccacccGGGTGGACACTAAAGTTATATTCTATTctcttttctattctatttgctgtattttgcagtgctttttaaACTTATAAGGGCTTTAAGAATTGATTCGTATAGATCTACCTCTTTGACTTCATATGGCATGTTCAACAAAACAACCTATTAATGTGAAGGTCTTTTCTGAAGAATAAAAGGGATAGGTAGTGGTGTTGTATGATGTACTATGAATAGTCGGTGTGTTACAACAGTCAGTGATGGTAAGATAGGAGAAACaccacagaagctaagcaatgtactgctgtggacaaaggcagcaacaaaactaatttcagccacctaaaacaaatattaaagtgtttaccttgccatcagacagccTTTTTCAGACAGCTAACTGAAGCTGtgatctatgctctcttcaaagccaccagacttctttgacaaaaaacacaaattttacctcactgaccacaggagctgctggtatACCGCTGCTTCGATCGGTcggtttgtttgtgtaattgcaagactttggtgttttacagggttagttcagattcaccagtTATACAAATACATTAACTGATAAAGGAAGCGGTATACTAGCAACTTCCCCAAGGTATTCTGCAAgattactgtgtgtttttttaaggagtGTGGTAGCTTTTAAGAGAGCATAGCttcagttccctgtcagaaagggctgtctgacggagaggtaaagtggtgaaaatatacAACGGGTAATGTACACTAACTAACACCAGTTTTTCAGGTGGTTAACAAAGTTGAGTTGctctccatccacagcagtgcattgctgaGCTTTTATGGCGGtgctccagcctgcttctctcAACTCTGAACATGCTGACCGTCATTTACTAAAGGTAATACACACTTCAacaaatccaaactatccctttaagagaCAGAATGAGCTGGATGGCAAAACGCATCTAATGAAAAGACCATTAACTCCTCAGCCATACTGCTTCATGTTTTCAAGCATGGTCCTGACAGAATTCGTGTAGCGACAGTGTGATACCATCACTGAATTAGACCAAATAAAAACTTTCTCTAAAGCCTGGTGTACGCTTAAgaattttgggctgtcccaggAGAAAGATGACCAGCGTGAAAGAGATGTGTCGATATCTTTGGTGATGGCTCTAAAACGGTGGACCTTcgtcacacagtgagagaggttcaaggacGGCCATAGTAACGGTTGTGCAATCAAATACAGCCTGAGatcaaattctgacagtgtcaaaAATTTGCTCTCGCAGCAAAGTTGATATGCCAAGTTTACCCAAGTTTAATAGATCCGTGTCTCACAGTGTGGCTTGCTATAAACTTATAAGATTGCTAAAATTTCACACTCTGTAGGAGGCTTTAAGGAGAATCTGGtgggagacacagaggagaaggggcatgtttgtgcttttaaaaacacaatgattgtACACTAAAGGCATAACAGTATGGTCACCTCAGAATTAGGtgcataaaacttttttttaaaaagaaaaaaaaaaggtatcatTTGGCCACAAAAGAAATGTCATGTGTATATTTCACCTTAAGCCATCTGTTCTTTAGCTTCAAGAttccttatttttttagaagtgtatatagattttatggtttttttttatttgatcaaattcttattattgtccttttttaatCCTTATTTGTCGTcagccttttttccttttttcttttgcgtCTATGCATACCTCacacaacaaaatcaacatcagagcggcttcagaaaaaaaaatattaaagtccTTTAGTGGTACTTTATTGTATTAAGTTAAAGAAAAGTGTTCACAGCCTCCTCTCACCCTGCTTGACCGAGCTGAAGCAAAGCTACAAACAAATGGATATATCCATATGTGTAAGCTGATAATGAAGATGTGTCCCAGATGAACTCAAAGTGCCAATACTACCAAAGGTGGTTTAAATGACTACTCACTCAGAGGGTTGAACGTAGCAGCAAAAACTGTGTAAGGTCTCTATGAATCTCTTTGAATTCATTtgcaaacatttcaaagaaGCTACTCTCACTTTATCCATGGAAAGCTTTGTGTCGATTTAGCCCATTCTGTATTCAGGCTGCGCTACATAATACAGAGGAAGTCAAGGGGCCTAACGGCTTTCAGAAGGCACCCTAATTTTCGAAATAAACCAATGTGtgaaagtaatttaaaaagtcCACCAATACACaaacatgaaacactgaaacaaagtgCCAATTTTCACTGTCAAGGACAAGATAACATGTACACAATTCAAATGTAGCTGACCCAGTGAGCTCATCTGATGAAAACTTAAAAGCACGATATCTGAGTGGACGAGGGCATCAGCTTTGTGGTCCTTATATAAAGAAATGATGAGCAAGGTTCCTTTTTTAAACTAGTATGTCACAGAGTGTAGATTTTTATTCCATCCACACAAATACCACACAATTTCACTATTTAGCTCTTCTCTCTTTGATTTAAACAGCACCAATTAGTGAAATCAGCTCATGTGGTGGGAAACTGAGCCTTTTTGGCACAGGACCTGCAATGCAATTGCAGTCCTTTGTCAAAATGAAACCAAGGTATGCAACTGAAGTTTTACTAGGACAATTTAAAGGTCCATTGTGAAGGATTTAGTGCCGTGTATCAGCAGAAATGCTAAGTAAAaccctttttgttttcatttgtttataattacctaaaaataagaaatgcacttgaattatttttgaataagCCGTTTacatcaaaatacaaaacaggtCTTCTTCTCCAAGTCCGCCATGTTGCTATACAGTGGGCCAGAATGCCAATTCAAATACTGGCTCTTTGACAgggatatttgcatttttggctcAGTTATCATAGTTCTCCTGCATGTTGACTGGCACACAGCAGAAGTTCCCGTTCTGCATTCTCACCTTTAGATGCCTCtcaatccttcacactggaccttttaaagGAAACAATCCGACCATTTTCTACTGGCGACggccacaatttaaaaaaaaaaaaacaaaaaaaaaaaaacaactgtagtATTAGAACAATTGGTGGTGCTTTTATCAATTTTCTCTGTTCTTCAGACAACACTGAAAATTGATAAAAACGGGACAGAAggcaagagacacaaaacctgGACAGACCACTATGTCATTGTTGAGACAGTCCGCAacgcgttttttttttttctctctcactgcaTTGAGTGAATTAAAATCAGGCAACAAGCCTATTTTCTTGCTCCATCTTGTTGAATACTAATGACATGCATAAAATTGGTTAAAATTTGCTGGTCACACGTCAAAACTCATGCATATTCCAAACCAAGCGCACCTACGAAGAGTTAAAAGACAAGCTTGGATACTCACTGTGTCATCACTTCGGTAGGGGTTGAGTTTGTTGTACACTGCTTCAATAACACTTCGTCTGTGAGGaggaaaaagcataaaaacatttagttttcattaaaattacCATCAGAAAGATAAATGTCATTGCCATCAAATGTGTCCACAAATTTCACTCACTTGCTTGCCAGCTCTCCTCCAGGTGGGAGGTTAGGGATGCTCTCAGACGCTAACGTTCGCATAACATGGACCAAATCCGGGACTCCTTCATCCCCCTGCTTTTTGATGATCTCTGTTggaaaacaaattatatttgggtcatttcacaAGACTGTACAGTGTTTCTAAAAATGATCTGTATTGATATATACAACTAAAATGATAGAATGTGTATCTACGTGCACAAGAATATGGTATACAGTAATAATTAGGTTGACGCAATGGTATGAATATCATGATTTTTCAATTTAAGCATAGAGTTTCTAATGGCTTTACCGCACATTTATGAAGAATAAGAGGGCAGCACATaaagttcatgtttttaaaagcaatctcaagacctacctttttagtttAGCCTTTAATTGAACAATATTTTACCTCTTGttaacttatttattgttttattcctATTTTACTCCattaacttatttattgttttaataatattttaccacttgtttacttatttactcTTATTCTTTATACTAGTATGAGtagtaatattttatttatttatatagttattTATGCACTCATTTATTCAattaattatctttatttattttgtattagcTTTATaatctttttattgttattcttattcTTCCATCATacctccagtgtttcctcatctGAGATAGTGTTTCCTCAGGCATTAATGCCTGTTGTTACCTAGTTCATTAATGCAGATGTAGATTTAACCTTGTGCAGGGTGCAGGGTGGGGGGTGGATGGTGGGGTGGCGGGTCGTATTTCTTTTTATCTGAGGTTAATCTGTCTATTTGTGAAGGCTTTGTGCTacaatgttttttgtatgaaaagtgctacataaataaagttttgattgattaattgaataaGAAGTCTGcaatgcagctgtcagtcatgtcaatcacGGCTCATGAACTGCAGTCAGACTGTCCAACTAGACAGCATTGATCAAATATCAATCAAGATTCTCTTTCCGCATTACATATTTCTagtctaaaatgttttcagatagatattttagtgtactgtagAATGAGATTGTCAGTCCTGCTGGTATGCAGTACAGTactgcagtgcagtgcagtacTATTTCCAACACGGCAGCCAGgtcacaaacattttacagctaaacagtacactaaaatgtttctgaaaccTGAGAGAGGAGAAATAGACAACGCAgaaacagaatcttgattcatatttgttAAGCGCTGGCTACTTTTACAGTTTGACTCATAAAAGCCGTTATTAACTTGATTgacagctctgattggttgtttttggcgGTAGATTTAAGTGAACGTCATAAAAAGCAGTATGAAAAAGAGGACGGATGTAATTGTTTTCATAAATCATCTGTCTCATATACTTCGTTCAGAATAAAGTGACAGTTTTAGTAAATATGACACACTGTCATTAAGTGACCAAATACACCTTGAAtactgttattttgtgttaataACGCTCTTTTGCTGATGTAACAGACAAACAATAGGATAACAATCCTCTGTAATGCATGCAAATAAAAGTTACTACcttcattatttaaaacacatttttctccgTATACACATCTGCAGTCCTGAATGCCAGTCTGTCCTAGAAGAGTGATCCCTCCTCCATTGCTCTCCCTGAGTTTTacccaacccccacccccttaaggttttttgggcaattttctCCTTATTCAGAGTGAGGGTCTTGTATGCTGTATAGATTGTAAGGCACACTGTGGTAAAGTagtgatttgtgtttttggcctatATGAAAAAAACCTGGCTTTGCCTGCTGATAGAAAGTGTAAAGGTTTAGGAGTGTAACACTGAAAGGGAGTGGTAACCTGAGACCTATGTCCAACTACTGTACCTACAGTAGAGAAATATTAACCAGAAAGGTTTGATAGACAAGCGCTTTCTCCTGGTTTCAAAGTCAACATTGAACGTGTGTTCAGTTTCATTCCCAGACAAAATGGTGTCCAATTACAAAATATGCCTCCAGCATCAAAATGTAATTGACTGAGGATTGTTATTGTTATACAGTTGACTCATGTTATTTGCTCAAAAAGGAAACGCAGTTGATGCTTGTGTACTTTAAACCATAGATTCTCTCTTGTTTAAAGTCTACTAAAAAGCAACTAATTAAACAAAATGAGCAATTCTTCAACAGTGAGGGGGATTCTTTGCTTCTTCTCACTTGACATTCACAGTGAATATAAGGTaattccctctccctctcttgaCTTTTACATGAAATAGAGGGAGAGATCTCTACACAGTGGGGCTCTGAGAAAACATTATGTTCTCTCGTCTGCccagaagtggtgaatttacagcttgTAGATACTTAATATGACAcagttttggactttttttttatatctagtGCCGGCGTAAAATGTTGCTGCACAAAGCTGATCCGCCGTTAGGTTGGTTACTATATTACAGTGCTGCCATCACACTGAGCCTGTTCAAACCTTAAAATTTATATAGAGCAAAAAAATGAGTCATCGATATTTGTaatgaacagccaaatctgatcgactggcataattcttAATCGGGTACAGCCCTATATGTTTTTCTGTCCTACCTTCTACTCTGCCCTCCAGATATTTATCCAGCTCAGCCTCTCGTTTTACTGCTTCTGGAGATACCTTTGGTGCCCCAGGAAAGCAGATTAACACAACACTCATATTGTCCCGGCTTCcctgtggaaaaataaaaacaaagacagagaacaTGTAAATCACAATACCAAAGCAGACAAGTGTGTATGAAAATGTCCATGTAGGTTCTGTGGACACGCCATACCTTGTACAAGCAGGTGTCAACAATTTCATTGCTGACTCTTTCAAGATCATCTGTCACCTCTAGTCTTGACCTGACAAAGTCACACAGTTCTTCGTTGGCCATGACATCCCAGATGCCATCACAAGCTAGTATAATGAATTCATCTTCCCCCTCGCATCTCTCTATTGCATAAACTTCAGGCTCAGGAGACACAAGCTGCTCTGTCGGGCCTTTTCCATGCACACACTTGTAATCGAAGTCTCCCAGAGCGCGAGACACAGCTAGGGACCCATTAACTCGCTGGATCATGACTGAGCCACCAGCATTCTGGATCCTTTCCTTCTCCAAAGGGTTGCTGGGTTTGTGATCCTGTGTGAAGAAGTGCACAGCTCCGCCCCGACTGAGGAGTCCCCGTGAGTCGCCGCAGTTGATAAAGTAGATATGGGTCGGTGCAATCATCACTCCCACTGCAGTGGAACCACTGCGGTCCACGCCATGCTTCTTCTCGGAGATGGTTCGCATGTGTTCATcaatctgcaggaaccctgtgcGGATCCCATTCTTCACGCTTTCCACATTAGGGTCCCCCTGCAGAGCACTCTGGAAGTCTACGTTGCTGGTGATGTGCTCCAGCAGGTGCTCACAGCAGTACTTGGCCACCTGAGAGCCAGCGTGCCCATCATAAACAGCAAAGAACGACCAGGGGTCGAGACCATGAGGCAGGCCAAttactgctgtgtgtgcatcttCCATCTCTACCCGCCAACCCTGCATGCTACTCAGCCCATACCTCAGTTCGTTGCCCTCGCCATGGGAATTGTATTTTTCCATCTTTGGTTTGTCAAGAAATGCACCCATTGTGTCCCTCTTTAGACCTGTAGCACAAATTAAAAGAGAGACATATGTTTACAACGTATGGCATAAATATAGTGTTTTCTAATGTAGCCAATTAACAGggttccaacacattttcatggataacatttctaaagtttcccatgacttttcaacagcccataatgttttttttctttcctttggcCTATTTGCCCCGACTTcattcaaacatatcagattcaaactctgtttGAACATAATTTTAACTAGCGGAGAGTAATAACACtggcaaaaaatgtacataatggttaacaaaacatcacacattgATGCATATCAGAGCTACAGTATGTCGacagcaacagaaaatacattcaggttactgttatgttacatctctttttttgaatacttttttgcaatgttttttcaaaatcttaCAAATACTTTGTACATATCATTATTTAAAGTTCACTGCATAATTGTTATgcttttttaagtaaattaaaGTTTCAAACATAGATGCAAGCGACCATACACAATTACATGAATGAAGAACGGACACCGTGCAAAACGCTAAATTTGTTTTCCCCCTCATCttcataattaataaaaaaaaaaactacaacaataataaccataaaacccaaaaattagcttataaaaaaagaaggaagtgTATGTCACCCACTGAAGATTTCTGTGCCAATTTCATTGCACACAACaacattccatgacttttacaaaactttcaGGATTTGTGAGTAAAACTTTTGCAGGCCTGGAAacgtgattgtgaaattccatgacttatcCAGGTtcttcatgactgtgggaaccctgaactGAGGTCTTTATAGCAATATTCAGTTTCTAATAAAGTAATTatgaaaagatttatttatttttggcatacaCATCTGAATTATTTCCTACAGCATATACATTATGTGTACGCAGTGCTAAACAGGGGGACACAGTGTTCCATATCGATTGAGCTGTAACAGATAACACATAGTCCATTCAAAACTGAACATGTTGGAGCTGAGTTCAGGCCCCCTGCTCTAATCTAAAAATAGTAGACCTGGGCACACATTTTGGCTAACGTTACATATTAGGAACACTGCTGGTGTGTAGCAGATTGAAACGCCCTTTCACATTAGATACAATGATAGGACGTACgttatttaattgtattttgaaTACACCGCTGGGCAGCATCTGACCTTCGCAATGAGTAACACTTCACCACGTTAGCTAGTCGGGGTAATGATAGTTAACTTACATGCCTGcagagctaacattagctaacccACTGACCAGTTACTCGATAACCACCTCTAAACAGTTTCAGCAGATCTGGTAAATCCAACATTAAAATCAACGTTGTGGTATGCTAATTTACAGCATGAACCTGCACAGTGAGGGTAGCTTTTGCTGTTAGATTTACGGCAAAAGTTAGCTATGTGGCAAGTACATACCACaacccaaataaacaaacagctttGCCTAGCTGCGGGCCTTGACCCTTGTCCCTTACAGCTAACTTTGACAGGCCTCCCTCTGCCATAGTGTGCTAACGTTATGTTAAGGCAAGGAGAGCGCTCGGCCTTGCTAATTGCTACATGCTAACGCGGCTAGCTGATCGTTCACTAACAGTTGCTGGCTTAAGAGTAAACATTTTATGACTTACCAAATATCCAAAATACCGGTTGACAGCAACGGAAGCTGCGACAGTAACAAGGACTGACTGGTCTCGGTTCACACCAAACAGGGACACCGACGAAACTAGGGGGTTTGCGGCGGGTTAGCTAGGCTAGCTAGCCAGTTAGCTAGCGACGAGCAGTCGTCACTTCAGACTCAGTGCATATAAAATGTGTAAGAGCGGAGGTCCCTCTTTGCCCGTGGTGCATTACATTATCTCAGCTGAAGAACTAAAATCTATTCTAACAGGTTTTCTTGGGAATTTCGGGGCCGGAGCTTTGCGTGTCCAAGCCAGGGGGAAGCTGAAACGTCTGTCCCAGCCTCTCCACTAGACAGCTTGACAGCTTgcttgctaacattagcttcaTGAGCTGTGAGGTTGGCGTAGTGGCTGCGCTGTGTAATTACAACTTCCGGGATCGTCACGTgagccaaaataataatagtaataataataataataataataattaaacgtctaaatgacaagaaaattatctcgACCCTACATCATTTTGACCTGCTATTGGGTAATTTATGTTCTACGTCATTTTTAACTGctgccactttgtttttgttttatgctttttgtttgcatgtttgtttgtttttactttattgttaaGTTTCAGTCTTTCACTTCTCGTTTTGACCATTTGTGCTTTCTATGATGTCTGATTCtgtattattagatattttaaatgcacaatCATTACACATAATAAGTTATATCACTGTCCCTTCTCCCGTGTATTGGTCATCCTCATTGAATGTGTATACTGTGGGGAAAAGCACGGGGAATTTGTGACAAATACTGTATAAATACCAAGCTTAAGGAGACATTAACAAGATATTACAAAGACTTTATCCAGAAAAGATTTTGTTGGAAATTcttaaactgaatatttattaatgtgatttttgtcagctggaaaaagaaaacatttgtcacTTATTTTTTCTATGTATTTACACCAGAATGTTTTTGGATTGATGTTGCCAAccttctaataataataaactttaaatgaaTTTTGCGTATTTGATATAATGTTATAGCATAACCTAGCATCATCcaatatgaatttatttattttttgtttgctttttagcttttgtctttttaatgtatttttatttattcatgctttttttgttttgtccttctatttatatatataggcTATGCATTTTTGTAATGATCACTTGTcgaagttatttttttttttaagaaacgaaaggaaaaaaggcttttaaaaaacccacaatcATTGGAAAATGAGTGGCTGTCAAATGCATACAATTCTATTAGCGCCGCAGCAACATGactctttacatttttagaatttgttCCATTTAGTTCAATAACATCTGTAAAGGCTGGAAGAGTCGTgtgattaattcatttaataCCACTACTGTGTTTGGGACATCAACAGGAAGTCAGATGGCTCTCCGCGTGCCATGTGCGCCTCTA harbors:
- the ppm1aa gene encoding protein phosphatase 1A, with the protein product MGAFLDKPKMEKYNSHGEGNELRYGLSSMQGWRVEMEDAHTAVIGLPHGLDPWSFFAVYDGHAGSQVAKYCCEHLLEHITSNVDFQSALQGDPNVESVKNGIRTGFLQIDEHMRTISEKKHGVDRSGSTAVGVMIAPTHIYFINCGDSRGLLSRGGAVHFFTQDHKPSNPLEKERIQNAGGSVMIQRVNGSLAVSRALGDFDYKCVHGKGPTEQLVSPEPEVYAIERCEGEDEFIILACDGIWDVMANEELCDFVRSRLEVTDDLERVSNEIVDTCLYKGSRDNMSVVLICFPGAPKVSPEAVKREAELDKYLEGRVEEIIKKQGDEGVPDLVHVMRTLASESIPNLPPGGELASKRSVIEAVYNKLNPYRSDDTDSASTDDMW